TACCTCCCGCAATATTAATCGGCTCATAGTATTTATAATCGAATCCAAAGCTCTCATTCCAATAACCATATTTTAAAGTCGCTTCTTTATCAATCATCGGAAAAACAAAATTATCATCGTTGATAGCGGAAATTACTTCTTCATGGTTTTTAGGAATAAAAACACAATTTAGCTTTTCATAGGCTGCATGCCCTAATAATATCACATTTTTACCGGCAAATGCAGCTTCTGCTCCTACAGTAGAACCAAATACGATTATGATATCACTTTTATTAATCAGTGCATAAGTATCAATACTGTCTTCTGCTTTTATAATTTCTATTGAAGGGTATTTTTTCTCAATCTCGTTTTCTATAAATCGATTTTGACTATTATCCAGGCCTTTTAAATTAGGATGTACACGCAAATATAACTTTACCTTATCATTGTCCTTCAGGCTTTCACATATCCTTTTTATACCTTCATTATCATTAGGGTAAAAATAGGGTCCGAAACCTTCAAGACCTTCATATTCATCTAATGACGAGTTAAAAATCGTTACAATTTTCCTGTCGGTATTAATACTCGCTGGCAGATTCCCTTCCTGTTGTTCCTTTGTAAAGGAATACCAGGCATCTTCTACTCTTTTTATTCTATTCAAATAGAACATTTTACCAATTTCGACTTTATCATCGATGGCGTTCTCCCACAAATATTCCATTTCCTCAGAAACGGTTTGTATGGAATGCGGTATGGAATTGACTCTAAATAGAAATCTATTTATTTTCCCTCCTCTTTCATGAGTTGCATAGTCCAGTTTTCTTTCCTGGCATACTCTCAGAAGCGGCCTGTTTTCTATAAATCTTCCATTAAAGAAGATGACCAGATCCGGTTTAATCTTATCAATAACTAATTGAAATGTTTCATATAAATAGGCTCCGGTTAAAAGGCCTCTAAAAATAAAATCCTTATGTTCTTTTACATCCGGTTCATGGTTTCTTGTATATGAAACCAAAGACGAAGCAGTGGCCATTCCGGAATCGTATGTTTTGAATGTGAACTTTTTTAATGACTGAATATCTTCAAAAGCATCAGGTGCATGGAATTGTTTCGTTTTAAACGCTTCCATATTTAAAAAATCTTTATAGTGAAGAACATGTAGATTTTCTCCTTTCTGATTTATCTTCTGTATAAATTTAGAGCTGTTTAAAACTCTGGAATAGCAAACTTTACAATCAACACCAATATGTTTGGGGTTTTCAAAACATACTTTAAAATCGCTTTTACAGATAAGCCAATATATCGTATTTCCTTGTTCTAAAAGCCGTTCTACGATTTCCATCTCCGTTTCTAAATGCGGCGTAGGATGATAGGTAGTCTGTACAAGGATTGTTTTATTGAAAATAGAATCTATATTGGTCATTCGAAAAGATATTGAAATGTAATTTTATTTATTGTCTGCAAAATTTAATTGCATAGGCGTTCCTTTAGCTAAATCAACCAAAGCTTTTGTTCCGATTAATTCATTATAATATTTTGGATGTACTCCAAAACCCGGACGAACGGAACGCAGGTTTTTAGCCGTAAAAACGTCTCCGGCTTTTATATCTTCTGCAATATATAAAGAACGGCTGAACTCTCTTCCTTTAACTTGTTTTTCGGTTAATTCATAATCTACCGTACCGGAAGCTTTTTCAGCTTCCCTAACCGCTTTTACCATTGCGGTAAACTCTTCTTCATTCATTGAAAACGAAGCATCCGGTCCTCCGATGGCACGATCAATTATAAAGTGTTTCTCTATGATTTTTGCGCCAAAAACCGTTGCTACAATAGGAACCGTACTTCCCATGGTGTGATCCGAAAGACCGCTGATCACGCCGTATCTTTCGCTTAAATCCTTAACCATACACATGTTTGCCTCTTCTATTGGAGCAGGATAACTGGAAGTACATTTCAATAAGGCAACCTGTGTATTTCCTTTTCTTTTACAGGCATCCAAAGCTAACTCAATGTCTTCCTGTACAGCAATTCCCGTTGAAATTATAACGGGTTTTCCCTTTGATGCTACATACTCAATTAATGGAATGTCTGTAATTTCAAAAGAAGCAATTTTATAAGCCGGTGTATTCAGTTCTTCCAGTAAATCTACCGAACTGAAATCGAAAGGAGATGAAAAACAAATCAAGCCTTCTTTTTTAGCTGCTTCAAATATTTCCTTATGCCATTCCCAGGGTGTGTAAGCTTCCTTGTATAGATCATAAAGGTATTTTCCATCCCAGATAGTTCCTTGTTTTAAACGAAAATCATCCGTTTTAACATCTAAAGTTATTGTATCGGCTGTATAAGTCTGTAATTTGATGGCATCCGCACCCGCTCTTTTGGCTGCTTTTACTGTTGCCAATGCGTTATCCAGGCTGCCATTATGGTTTGCAGACAACTCTGCAATAATAAAAACCGGGCTTTTTTCATCAATGTGAAAAGTGTCTATATGGAATGACTTTGTCATGATTATTCAATTGAAATTTCAAATTTACTATTTTCTTTGTCTTCAGTTTCTAAAAAACCTAATGCCCTGAAGGCTTTTAAAGACGGAATATTATCCTTGATAACAAAACCAATAATTGTATTACCCGATAATCCTGTTTCTGAAACAAGCTGTTTCAGATAATCTACTCCTTTTTTAAGGATTTCTTTACCCAATCCATATCCGTGATAATCCGTTCCCAATAAATAGCTTATAACAAAATTTCCCGCTACACGATCAAACCGTATGGATCCTATGGGTTTATTTGCTATTTCTGCTATCAGATATATACATTCCGGATTATTAACCTTCGATTGGAACCACGCGACATGTTCTTCCCGCAAAATTTCATTTTTATTAAATGAAAACCGGCGTATTTCCGGATCTTTTGCCCATAAAAAAGTAGTTTCAGCGTCTTCAATCGTTGCCAGGCGCAAATTCATTCCCTTATGCATCTTTATCCTTTTAAAGATCTTTAAAAGCCTTTCACCAGATAATCCGTCTATAACATTTTTATTCAAAGGTACCCTGTTTACAGCCTTTTGAACAGCTTCGTTTAATTCCTTTGGTTCAAAATCATGGGCATCATAAAAACAATTTTCATTTTTATATGCACTATAGATAAATTTCTGATTTTCAACATAAGTCCCGGAAATCACATTGCAGCCTACCGAAAGTACTTCATTTAAAATTCCACTTGAAGGTACAACTGCCAAATCTGATGCCACCATAAGCTCCATTATCTTCCTCTCATCAATACCGTGAAAATGTTCAATTCTTTTATCAGAATCAATAACGGTTTTCAGCTTGTTTATCTGTTCAAATGCAACTCCGGTAACAACAATAATCCGTTTAAAAACAGGAAATGCCGTTATTGTAGCGACTGTCTTTTCTGTAAGATTTTTAAAGTCTGAACCTCCGAAACAGATAAAAACAGTTTCCAGGTTTGCAACCGCTTTCTTATTTCTTGCCTGCTCTAAAAACAACGGTCTTAATAGGGCATATTCCGGTCCTAATGCAAATTGAGTCGTTACAAGTGCATTATAGTTACCCGGACTAACATTGGGTGCATGATTAATGATAAGGTCTGCAACATACTCTTTATCAAACAGATCATCAATGCAAACTAATGTTGCGGCAGTGTTTTTTATACTTTCCTGATATGCTAAATCAAAATGATAACCATCCAAAACAACAATGTCATTCTTTGTTGGTAAACTCAAAAAAACGGCTTCATTTTCAATTTCCAGCAATTGAAAACGCGCCTCTTCCAGATCTTTTTTTATTTTATCCGGAATACATCTACACACAAAAGTGATTGAAAAATCGGATTGGAGCATTTGTGCCAATGCAAAACACCGTATTAAGTGCCCCAATCCTATTTGCGAATTTCCATCAACTCTTATATAGATATTCATATTTATAATGTTTTTCTAAAAACAGCTTTTGCAGGATTACCAATCAAAAATTGTTCGTATCCTTCTTTTAATGCCTGTTTGTATATTTCCAATGATTCTCCGAAGGCTTTAGCAAAGTAATACACATCGTCTTCTGAATGAGAAAAGCAGGGTACAAATGCCCCCTGGAACAATACACCTCTTTTTATCATTTCCTGCATAAAAAGTGTTCTATATCCCTGGCTGAATACTTTGTTATTATCTTTAAAAACAAAAAATGGCATCCAATCTGCTGCTACAACTTCTACATAATCCGTTAATTCATTTTCGATCACCAATTGTTTGCATAAATCGGATAGTTTCTTTCCAATTTGATGGTTGTGTGCAATTACATCTTTTTCCCGGTATTCTTTTATTGTGGCTATTGCAGCGGCCAAACCATGTGTTTCGCCACCATGCGTAGTCGATATTAAAAATACTTTTTCTTCTCCTTCGCGTGTAATGCCTCCTAATTCCATAACCTCTTTGGTTCCGGTCAAGGCACAAAATGAAAATCCATTTGCGATCCCTTTCCCCCAGGTAGCCATATCGGGTACAAGGTTGAATTTTGTAATTGTTCCCGGAAAATCGGTTTTAAAACCGGTTACCATCTCATCGGCAATAAATAATGCTCCATTGGCATGACAAAGTTCAATGGCCTCTTTTAAAAAGGTTTCTACTTTAAAATCCGGATTATTCAAATGCGGATAGTTTCCTTTTTCCGGTTCGGTAATAACACAGGCAATTTGATTCGGGTATTGCTCAAACAGCCTTTTTAGGGATTCTATATTAAACGATTCAAACGTTACAGACAGTTTAGAAATATCCTCCGGTATTCCTTTGTTGCAAGCTGTAGAACCAATAAACCAATCATCATAACTATAAAACGGGTGATCACCGGGAAACACTATCAGGTTCCGTCCAGTTTTTGCTCTTGCAAGTTTAACTGCTGCAGTCGTAACAATAGATCCGTTTTTTGAAAACTTAATCATATCATGCCCGGGAACCAATTCTAAAAAGGTTTCGGCCATTTCTTTTTCTAAAGCAGAAGGGCGTTGAAAATTAACTCCGTTTTCCAATTCTTCCTTAACGGCATCAAGTACCGGGCTATAGGCATGACCTAAGCTAACACTGGTTAATCCCATTGAGCAATCTAAAAACTCATTACCGTCTACATCCCATATATGCGAGCCTTTGCCTCTTGCAATGGCTGCTGGCGATAAAATCGGGAATTGATCGTCTCCTTTCGAATAAGTATGACTTCCTCCGGGAATCAGCTTGTGAATTGCTTTTCTATATTCATCTGAAGCTTTGAAATTTGTAATATTTCTTAGCGCTATTTCGTTAAATTTACTTTTCATATAACCTTCGTTTCTAAAAATAGAATGATTAATATTCTGAATTGTTTTATGTTGTACTAAATAATCCGCATAGGTCTGCCATGGCAAATCGGATCCTAAAGTTTCTATTAAATGTCTGACCACTTCAAAATCGGATGCCTCATCAACAGTGATTCGCAATGAAGCATACGCTTTATCGATATTTTCATTGGCAATTTTAGTTTGTGTATTTCTTCTGATGTATGGTGTTACATGTTCTCTGTCTGCAATAGCAGTAGCTAACTCCCAGGCTTCTTCCAGTGCTTTAAAACTAAAAACCTCAACGTCCAGTCCGTCCGGATAAGCTTCCTGAGATTGATTTGAATGATAATCCAGTTTGTTTTCCAAACAAAACCGGATGGTTTCATCTATTAGAACCGGATCAATCAACGGACAATCGGAAGTGATGCGAACGACATAATCAGGTTTTTCATCTTTTACAGCGCTATAAAACCTGTCCAGAACATCGTTTAAACTTCCTTTATAGCTTTCAATATTCAGATTTGCCGCAATATTACAAATCGCATCTGATCCCTCTTCATTTGTTGTCGCGACCAACCATTTGTTGACCAATACTGATTGTCCAGCCCGTGTTAAATGATAGGCTAATAAGGGTATATCGTTTATGGTCAGTAATACTTTTCCAGGCAAACGCGAAGAGCCGATTCTTGCTTGTGTTACTCCGATTATTTTCACCAGTTAACAGGATTTAGTAATGTTTTATTTTTAATCGCAATCGTTTCTATCCTTGCAAACAGGTCGTTTTCCAAACGCCAATCTGAAACTGCCCGGATATTTTCTTTTAATTGAGCAGTGGTATCAACGCCAATAACAACCTGGTCTATAAACGGGTTTGCAACAGCATAATTCAAAGCTACATCGCTAACGGTTACATTATTTTCTTTACAGATATTATGTAATTCCAGTAATGCCGGTTTTAAATCGCTCAGTTTTTCCGGCAATCCTTCCGGATCCATAAAGTATAATCCCTGTAAAAAAACGGAACGAACATGAATTTCTGTCCCAAATCCTTTTAATACCTGAAATTTATTCGCAAACTTTCTATCCAGAATGCTATACGGCAGCTGTACGATATCCGGAATACAATTTAGGGCTATAAGGCGCTCCAACTGCTCCGGACTGTAAAGTGAAAATCCGATTTTATTAATTTTCTTTTCCTCTTTTGCCTTTAATAACGTTTCCCATAAAAAAGGATTTTCGATTAATGTATCAGCGTTATGAGCCAGATAACCATAAACGGCTGAACAGTTTAACTTATCTAAAGACAGCGAAAGTACATTCTGCAATTCATCATTTGTTTTTACAGCCGGGAATTTTGTGATAATATTAAACCTGTTTTCTGAAAATAGTCCAAGACGTTCCTCTGCATTACCATAAGCATGCGCAGTATCCAAATAGTTGATATCATGTTCCTTTGCTGTTGCAAGAATACTTTTCAGTTCTTCATCTGCCGGTACACCATGTGTATTTGCAATACCATAATTGATACCGAATTGAACCGTTCCGAGTGTTATTTTCAAAATTATTTTGTAAAATATGTTGCTATTTTATCAATCACAAAAGATTGCTCCTCATCTGTTAATGTCGGATACATCGGCAGGCTTATACACTGCTTATAATACTGTTCTGCCAAAGGCATATCCTGTTCTTTCCATCCCAAAGCTCTGTAATATGGCATTAAATGGCATGGTATATAATGAATCTGAGCAAAAATATTATGCGTTCTTAAGTAATTATACAAACCTAAGCGATCTTCAACTTCAATAACATACAAATGATAGGCATGTCCGTCTATAGTATCTGATTGTCCTTTAATATAGCTTTTACCTTCAAAAGCTTCTTTATATCTTTTTGCAATCGCTCTTCTTCTTTCAAGTCCCTCGTCAGCTCTGGACAACTGACTGATTCCTAAAGCCGCCTGAAAGTCTGTAAAACGATAATTATATCCCAGATGCTGCATTTCCATATACCAACCCGGATAACTCTCCCCTTCCGGAACTGGCTGACCGGCTGCAAACGCTACTGAATTCTCAAAGCTCGCCGCCTCTCTTGTGATACCGTGTGTACGAAGCGCTACTATTTTTTTATACAGCTTTTCATCATTCGTTGTAATCATCCCGCCTTCTCCTGTAGCAATGTGTTTTACCGGATGAAACGAAAAAATGGCTAAATCGGCATAATTTCCGTTTCCACAATTTTGTTTTGTACCCTTGCTGTCAATAAAATATCCACCGGGAGCATGGCATGCATCTTCAATAATCCATAAACCATATTCATCGGCTAATTTTCTAAAAGCTTCCAGATTAACGGCTCTTCCGGCAAAATCTACCGGAATAATTCCCTGGTAAGTTCCTTTAGGAGACGCTTGCAGCAATTTTTCAACTTTCTCAATATCCAGCAAATAGCTTTCTTCGTCTATATCGGAAAAAACCACTTCACCACCGCAATATCTCACACAATTTGCGGAAGCAGCAAAAGTAATTGGTGCTGTTATTACCTTTTGTCCCTGCGCTACATTAAGTGCTAATGCCGATAAATGCAATGCGGCTGTTCCATTTGAAACGGCAACAGCATATTGACAACCAATGTATGCTGCAAAAGCTTTCTCAAATTCTAATATTTTAGGTCCCTGTGTAAGAAAATCTCCTTTTAAAGCCTCACTTACAACCTTAATATCTTCTTCTGTTATATTTTGTTTTCCGTATGGTATCATCGTTATACTTTAAAATCAGGGTATAAGTGTTCTTTTATCAATTCTCTCAGGCTCTCTACTGTTTCCCATTCTTCATTATCACCCGAGGTATAATTAAATCCTAAAGGAACCTGCTTTGCATTAAACGCTGTTTTATACTCATCCAGATCCCAATTGGTTACCTGAGGAAGGATTACATAGTATTTCCCCAAATCATAAGTAGTAAAAGAATCGGAAGCGGTAATCATTTCTTCGTGAATTTTTTCACCCGGACGTATTCCGCAAATCTTATGTTCACATTCCGGACCGATTGCCTGTGCAACATCTAAAATTCTGTATGACGGTATTTTAGGCACAAATAATTCTCCGCCCCAGGCTGTATCTAAAGCGTGAAGAACCATTGCAACTCCATCCTGAAGCGAAATATTAAAACGGGTCATATTGACATCCGTGATGGGCAAAATTCCTTCTTTTCTTTTATTCATAAAAAAAGGAATCACAGACCCGTTAGATCCCATTACATTACCATATCGCACAACAGAGAATTTAATATCCTGCTGTCCTTTTATATTATTAGCCGCTATAAAAAGTTTATCGGAAGTAAGTTTCGTTGCTCCATATAAATTAATTGGCGCGCAGGCTTTATCTGTAGATAGGGCAACTACTTTAGTTACATTAGACGACAAACATGCTTTTATTACATTTTCGGCTCCGCCAATATTTGTTTTGACACATTCATCCGGATTATATTCTGCGATGTGCACATGCTTCATTGCTGCTGCATGAATTACATAATCAATCCCGTTAAAAGCTCTCTTCAATCGTTCTAAATCTCTAACATCACCAATGAAGTATCTGATTGCAGGATATTCTGATTCCGGAAATTCTTGTGCCATCTGAAATTGTTTTTGCTCGTCTCTTGAGTAAATAACAAGTCTCTTAACATCTGGCCATTTTTGTAAGATTGTTTTCGTAAGCTCCTTCCCTAAAGATCCTGTACCTCCGGTGATTAATATTGATTTATTATTCAGCATTTGTTTTTCTTTTTATGAATGCAAATATAATAATTAAACGATAGTTAAAATACCGATTTTATCTCACAACTTTTAAGCCCTTAATAAACATTTTTAAAAGTATCGCTTTCTGTTTTTTTCATTGCCTATATGTGTGTTATTCTCATTTTAAAAAAAATGCGCAATGCAATCCGTCAGGTATTTAAAACCCTTTCAAACAGTTGATTCAAATCGTCTCTTAACAAAAAAAATAGCTTATGCATTACGCCCGCTGCCTGTTAATCCTTTTTTACCCCGGTTATCAGACAACTGCAATAATACCGTTGCCAACAATATTTTCTTTAATAATAGCCGGTTTAAAAAAAATCAGGTCAAATAACCTATAGTATTTATGTAATGCATGGAATAATGTTATATATAATTTTTAATTTTGCGACCGGAATAGAAAACATTCCGACACATACCTTACAATGAATATTGGGCTGTAATTGCATCAACAATTTTTCCTTTGATCTTGATATGCCAATCGGGCTGTCTTTTCATCGAAATGCCTTTTATGAAATGAGTAAAAAAACAGAGTAGTCAAAATAAAATCAGTGTACATGATGCAGGAAGAAATACATAAAGCATACGAAATCATCAAAAACGGGGGCATCATCTTATACCCTACCGATACCGTTTGGGGTATTGGCTGCGATGCGACCAATCCCGAAGCCGTAAAAAAAATATACGAACTGAAACAACGGGAAGAAAGCAAAAGCATGATCGTTTTGATGAATGGCGATAAAATGATGTACAATGTATTTAAGGATATTCCCGAAGTGGCCTGGCAA
This region of Flavobacterium inviolabile genomic DNA includes:
- a CDS encoding capsular polysaccharide export protein, LipB/KpsS family, which gives rise to MTNIDSIFNKTILVQTTYHPTPHLETEMEIVERLLEQGNTIYWLICKSDFKVCFENPKHIGVDCKVCYSRVLNSSKFIQKINQKGENLHVLHYKDFLNMEAFKTKQFHAPDAFEDIQSLKKFTFKTYDSGMATASSLVSYTRNHEPDVKEHKDFIFRGLLTGAYLYETFQLVIDKIKPDLVIFFNGRFIENRPLLRVCQERKLDYATHERGGKINRFLFRVNSIPHSIQTVSEEMEYLWENAIDDKVEIGKMFYLNRIKRVEDAWYSFTKEQQEGNLPASINTDRKIVTIFNSSLDEYEGLEGFGPYFYPNDNEGIKRICESLKDNDKVKLYLRVHPNLKGLDNSQNRFIENEIEKKYPSIEIIKAEDSIDTYALINKSDIIIVFGSTVGAEAAFAGKNVILLGHAAYEKLNCVFIPKNHEEVISAINDDNFVFPMIDKEATLKYGYWNESFGFDYKYYEPINIAGGTYRGKRIRASRIWRKARYYVKKFSGQ
- the pseI gene encoding pseudaminic acid synthase, with the translated sequence MTKSFHIDTFHIDEKSPVFIIAELSANHNGSLDNALATVKAAKRAGADAIKLQTYTADTITLDVKTDDFRLKQGTIWDGKYLYDLYKEAYTPWEWHKEIFEAAKKEGLICFSSPFDFSSVDLLEELNTPAYKIASFEITDIPLIEYVASKGKPVIISTGIAVQEDIELALDACKRKGNTQVALLKCTSSYPAPIEEANMCMVKDLSERYGVISGLSDHTMGSTVPIVATVFGAKIIEKHFIIDRAIGGPDASFSMNEEEFTAMVKAVREAEKASGTVDYELTEKQVKGREFSRSLYIAEDIKAGDVFTAKNLRSVRPGFGVHPKYYNELIGTKALVDLAKGTPMQLNFADNK
- the pseG gene encoding UDP-2,4-diacetamido-2,4,6-trideoxy-beta-L-altropyranose hydrolase, with product MNIYIRVDGNSQIGLGHLIRCFALAQMLQSDFSITFVCRCIPDKIKKDLEEARFQLLEIENEAVFLSLPTKNDIVVLDGYHFDLAYQESIKNTAATLVCIDDLFDKEYVADLIINHAPNVSPGNYNALVTTQFALGPEYALLRPLFLEQARNKKAVANLETVFICFGGSDFKNLTEKTVATITAFPVFKRIIVVTGVAFEQINKLKTVIDSDKRIEHFHGIDERKIMELMVASDLAVVPSSGILNEVLSVGCNVISGTYVENQKFIYSAYKNENCFYDAHDFEPKELNEAVQKAVNRVPLNKNVIDGLSGERLLKIFKRIKMHKGMNLRLATIEDAETTFLWAKDPEIRRFSFNKNEILREEHVAWFQSKVNNPECIYLIAEIANKPIGSIRFDRVAGNFVISYLLGTDYHGYGLGKEILKKGVDYLKQLVSETGLSGNTIIGFVIKDNIPSLKAFRALGFLETEDKENSKFEISIE
- a CDS encoding glutamate-1-semialdehyde 2,1-aminomutase; this translates as MKIIGVTQARIGSSRLPGKVLLTINDIPLLAYHLTRAGQSVLVNKWLVATTNEEGSDAICNIAANLNIESYKGSLNDVLDRFYSAVKDEKPDYVVRITSDCPLIDPVLIDETIRFCLENKLDYHSNQSQEAYPDGLDVEVFSFKALEEAWELATAIADREHVTPYIRRNTQTKIANENIDKAYASLRITVDEASDFEVVRHLIETLGSDLPWQTYADYLVQHKTIQNINHSIFRNEGYMKSKFNEIALRNITNFKASDEYRKAIHKLIPGGSHTYSKGDDQFPILSPAAIARGKGSHIWDVDGNEFLDCSMGLTSVSLGHAYSPVLDAVKEELENGVNFQRPSALEKEMAETFLELVPGHDMIKFSKNGSIVTTAAVKLARAKTGRNLIVFPGDHPFYSYDDWFIGSTACNKGIPEDISKLSVTFESFNIESLKRLFEQYPNQIACVITEPEKGNYPHLNNPDFKVETFLKEAIELCHANGALFIADEMVTGFKTDFPGTITKFNLVPDMATWGKGIANGFSFCALTGTKEVMELGGITREGEEKVFLISTTHGGETHGLAAAIATIKEYREKDVIAHNHQIGKKLSDLCKQLVIENELTDYVEVVAADWMPFFVFKDNNKVFSQGYRTLFMQEMIKRGVLFQGAFVPCFSHSEDDVYYFAKAFGESLEIYKQALKEGYEQFLIGNPAKAVFRKTL
- a CDS encoding aldo/keto reductase, which produces MKITLGTVQFGINYGIANTHGVPADEELKSILATAKEHDINYLDTAHAYGNAEERLGLFSENRFNIITKFPAVKTNDELQNVLSLSLDKLNCSAVYGYLAHNADTLIENPFLWETLLKAKEEKKINKIGFSLYSPEQLERLIALNCIPDIVQLPYSILDRKFANKFQVLKGFGTEIHVRSVFLQGLYFMDPEGLPEKLSDLKPALLELHNICKENNVTVSDVALNYAVANPFIDQVVIGVDTTAQLKENIRAVSDWRLENDLFARIETIAIKNKTLLNPVNW
- the pseC gene encoding UDP-4-amino-4,6-dideoxy-N-acetyl-beta-L-altrosamine transaminase, which codes for MIPYGKQNITEEDIKVVSEALKGDFLTQGPKILEFEKAFAAYIGCQYAVAVSNGTAALHLSALALNVAQGQKVITAPITFAASANCVRYCGGEVVFSDIDEESYLLDIEKVEKLLQASPKGTYQGIIPVDFAGRAVNLEAFRKLADEYGLWIIEDACHAPGGYFIDSKGTKQNCGNGNYADLAIFSFHPVKHIATGEGGMITTNDEKLYKKIVALRTHGITREAASFENSVAFAAGQPVPEGESYPGWYMEMQHLGYNYRFTDFQAALGISQLSRADEGLERRRAIAKRYKEAFEGKSYIKGQSDTIDGHAYHLYVIEVEDRLGLYNYLRTHNIFAQIHYIPCHLMPYYRALGWKEQDMPLAEQYYKQCISLPMYPTLTDEEQSFVIDKIATYFTK
- the pseB gene encoding UDP-N-acetylglucosamine 4,6-dehydratase (inverting), coding for MLNNKSILITGGTGSLGKELTKTILQKWPDVKRLVIYSRDEQKQFQMAQEFPESEYPAIRYFIGDVRDLERLKRAFNGIDYVIHAAAMKHVHIAEYNPDECVKTNIGGAENVIKACLSSNVTKVVALSTDKACAPINLYGATKLTSDKLFIAANNIKGQQDIKFSVVRYGNVMGSNGSVIPFFMNKRKEGILPITDVNMTRFNISLQDGVAMVLHALDTAWGGELFVPKIPSYRILDVAQAIGPECEHKICGIRPGEKIHEEMITASDSFTTYDLGKYYVILPQVTNWDLDEYKTAFNAKQVPLGFNYTSGDNEEWETVESLRELIKEHLYPDFKV